One Roseomonas sp. OT10 DNA window includes the following coding sequences:
- a CDS encoding ABC transporter permease → MARHALQRLLLTIPVLLGVLLVGFLLLQVVPTDPATVRAGANATPDVIAAIRADMGLDEPLWKQFGLYLLRLLQGDLGVSLINNVPVTQELAATIGPTLELMVASLFWSIPLGILLGTAAAYWRGSLFDRAVMAVAVAAATMPVFFLALMLIWLLGFTYQIFPFTGRGGPLWSWDGIMAITLPAIALGGTFIGPVARMTRTAVLDVLGADHVRTARAKGLGEFSVVLHHALRNALIPVVTLIGLQIGFLLGGAVVTETVFSWPGVGRLAVGAILSSDFPMAQGTILVLSLGFILINLAVDVLYSALDPRMRAR, encoded by the coding sequence ATGGCCCGGCATGCCTTGCAGCGACTGCTTCTCACGATCCCGGTCCTGCTCGGCGTGCTGCTGGTGGGCTTCCTGCTGTTGCAGGTGGTGCCGACCGACCCGGCGACGGTGCGCGCCGGGGCCAACGCCACGCCGGACGTGATCGCCGCGATCCGCGCCGACATGGGGCTGGACGAGCCGCTGTGGAAGCAGTTCGGCCTGTACCTGCTGCGGTTGCTGCAAGGCGACCTGGGCGTGTCGCTGATCAACAACGTCCCCGTGACGCAGGAGCTGGCGGCGACCATCGGCCCGACGCTGGAGCTGATGGTCGCCAGCCTGTTCTGGTCGATCCCGCTGGGCATCCTGCTCGGCACCGCGGCGGCCTACTGGCGCGGCTCGCTGTTCGACCGGGCGGTGATGGCGGTGGCGGTGGCGGCCGCGACCATGCCGGTGTTCTTCCTGGCGCTGATGCTGATCTGGCTGCTGGGCTTCACCTACCAGATCTTCCCCTTTACCGGGCGCGGCGGGCCGCTCTGGAGCTGGGACGGCATCATGGCCATCACCCTGCCGGCCATCGCGCTGGGCGGCACCTTCATCGGGCCGGTGGCGCGCATGACCCGCACCGCCGTGCTGGACGTCCTCGGCGCCGACCATGTGCGGACCGCGCGGGCGAAGGGTCTGGGCGAGTTCTCCGTCGTGCTGCACCACGCGCTGCGCAACGCGCTGATCCCCGTGGTGACGCTGATCGGGTTGCAGATCGGCTTCCTGCTCGGCGGCGCTGTGGTGACGGAGACGGTCTTTTCCTGGCCCGGCGTCGGGCGCCTCGCGGTGGGGGCGATCCTGTCCTCGGACTTCCCCATGGCGCAGGGCACCATCCTGGTGCTGAGCCTGGGCTTCATCCTCATCAACCTGGCGGTGGACGTGCTGTACTCGGCCCTCGACCCGCGGATGCGCGCCCGATGA
- a CDS encoding ABC transporter substrate-binding protein: MRKLFGAALLAVGAAMPAAEALAQATPRNTLTILREIDADTYDPARTTALAAGEAIYLMSDTLVSMDWDQRTIRPGLAESWTVSEDGRTYTFKIRRGVTFCDGKPLTAKDVAYSINRWADPATRSPSRWRAGPIEEVKALDDHTLEYRLKEPFGDLLAQLTMYFGSVVDQATVERLGTNFGSQGFNGTGPYCWASWNPRQEMVLTKHPTYNWGPPLYQNPSPQVERIVLRVIPEANTRLAAMQAGQGDLTQWIPWYALDGLRRTPTLKLARQEVHFFDHFMGFKVDKPVVSDPAIRRAVNLAVDRAAITKAVFFGAGDPANAYLNPNVLDYDAQAAKETPGFDPAEARKELDAAGWVAGPDGVRVKDGQRAAFTVYGIQTQINNGMMQAVQADLRRIGIEMKVQLWDATVAWGKLATQEFDAFVMSYPYMSATDAFSLYFHSANRPTPNRMNWNDPQTDQWLVGARTAVDPAQRATMIGQLQRRIAENNVWLPLVRQQLWSVAAQRVEGARPHGIYGVAFYKGLDIRLTR; encoded by the coding sequence ATGCGAAAGCTGTTCGGGGCCGCGTTGCTGGCCGTGGGCGCCGCCATGCCGGCGGCGGAGGCGCTGGCCCAGGCGACGCCGCGCAACACGCTGACGATCCTGCGCGAGATCGACGCCGACACCTACGACCCCGCGCGCACCACGGCGCTGGCCGCGGGCGAGGCGATCTACCTGATGAGCGACACGCTGGTCTCAATGGACTGGGACCAGCGCACCATCCGCCCCGGCCTCGCCGAAAGCTGGACCGTCAGCGAGGACGGCCGGACCTACACCTTCAAGATCCGCCGGGGCGTCACCTTCTGCGACGGCAAGCCGCTGACCGCGAAGGACGTCGCCTACAGCATCAACCGCTGGGCCGATCCCGCGACGCGCTCGCCGTCGCGCTGGCGCGCCGGGCCGATCGAGGAGGTCAAGGCCCTCGACGACCACACGCTGGAGTACCGGCTGAAGGAGCCCTTCGGCGACCTGCTGGCGCAGCTCACCATGTATTTCGGCAGCGTCGTGGACCAGGCGACGGTGGAGCGGCTGGGCACCAACTTCGGGTCGCAGGGCTTCAACGGCACCGGCCCCTATTGCTGGGCGAGCTGGAACCCGCGCCAGGAGATGGTGCTGACGAAGCATCCCACCTACAACTGGGGCCCGCCGCTGTACCAGAACCCCTCGCCGCAGGTGGAGCGCATCGTCCTGCGCGTGATCCCCGAGGCGAACACGCGCCTCGCGGCGATGCAGGCGGGGCAGGGCGACCTGACGCAATGGATTCCCTGGTACGCGCTGGACGGGCTGCGCCGCACCCCGACCCTGAAGCTGGCGCGGCAGGAGGTGCATTTCTTCGACCACTTCATGGGCTTCAAGGTGGACAAGCCCGTGGTGAGCGATCCTGCCATCCGCCGCGCCGTCAACCTCGCCGTGGACCGCGCCGCCATCACCAAGGCCGTGTTCTTCGGCGCCGGCGATCCGGCCAATGCCTACCTCAACCCCAACGTGCTGGACTACGACGCCCAGGCGGCGAAGGAGACGCCGGGCTTCGACCCCGCCGAGGCGCGCAAGGAGTTGGACGCGGCGGGCTGGGTCGCCGGGCCGGACGGCGTGCGGGTGAAGGACGGGCAGCGCGCCGCCTTCACCGTCTACGGCATCCAGACCCAGATCAACAACGGCATGATGCAGGCGGTGCAGGCGGACCTGCGCCGCATCGGCATCGAGATGAAGGTGCAGCTCTGGGACGCGACCGTGGCCTGGGGCAAGCTGGCGACGCAGGAATTCGACGCCTTCGTCATGTCCTACCCCTACATGTCGGCCACCGACGCCTTCTCGCTCTACTTCCATTCCGCCAACCGGCCGACGCCGAACCGGATGAACTGGAACGACCCGCAGACGGACCAGTGGCTGGTGGGCGCGCGCACGGCGGTGGACCCGGCCCAGCGCGCCACGATGATCGGCCAGCTCCAGCGCCGGATCGCGGAGAACAACGTCTGGCTGCCGCTGGTGCGCCAGCAGCTCTGGAGCGTGGCCGCGCAGCGGGTGGAGGGCGCCCGGCCGCACGGCATCTACGGCGTGGCCTTCTACAAGGGCCTCGACATCCGGCTGACCCGTTGA
- a CDS encoding ABC transporter permease → MSAAQADAIPTPEEVVAPTPPQRPGTLKRLLRDPAAALALLAVVLMIGGAALAPWLAPTDPYDNDLSMALRAPGEPGLLLGADSQGRNMITRLLYGTRTSLLMGGAALLLGGGLGVLIGFAAAFWPRLDGLLMRLMDVMLSFPAILFGLALAAIFGPGTMAVILALSVATVPLMARIARGAALVVMGQDYIEAARATGMSDARLILRHLAPNCLSSIFVFATLRFGQVILLGSALSFLGLGAQPPEAELGAMASEGRNFLFFAPHIAIIPSIAIFVIVLAFNILGDALRDALDPRLRV, encoded by the coding sequence ATGAGCGCCGCCCAGGCGGACGCCATCCCGACGCCGGAGGAGGTGGTCGCGCCCACCCCGCCGCAGCGCCCCGGCACGCTGAAGCGGCTGTTGCGCGACCCGGCGGCGGCGCTCGCCCTGCTGGCGGTGGTGCTGATGATCGGCGGCGCCGCGCTGGCGCCGTGGCTGGCGCCGACCGATCCCTACGACAACGACCTGTCGATGGCGCTCCGGGCGCCGGGCGAGCCCGGGCTGCTGCTCGGGGCGGACAGCCAGGGACGCAACATGATCACCCGCCTGCTCTACGGCACGCGCACCAGCCTGCTGATGGGCGGCGCCGCGCTGCTGCTGGGCGGGGGGCTGGGCGTCCTGATCGGCTTCGCCGCCGCCTTCTGGCCACGGCTGGACGGGCTGCTGATGCGGCTGATGGACGTGATGCTGTCCTTCCCCGCCATCCTGTTCGGCCTCGCGCTGGCCGCCATCTTCGGTCCCGGCACCATGGCGGTGATCCTGGCGCTGTCGGTCGCCACCGTGCCGCTGATGGCGCGCATCGCCCGCGGCGCCGCGCTGGTGGTGATGGGACAGGACTACATCGAGGCCGCGCGCGCCACGGGCATGTCCGACGCGCGGCTGATCCTGCGGCACCTGGCGCCGAACTGCCTCTCCTCCATCTTCGTCTTCGCGACGCTGCGCTTCGGGCAGGTGATCCTGCTCGGCTCCGCGCTCTCCTTCCTCGGCCTGGGCGCGCAGCCGCCGGAGGCGGAACTGGGCGCGATGGCGAGCGAGGGGCGCAACTTCCTGTTCTTCGCGCCGCACATCGCCATCATTCCGTCTATCGCGATCTTCGTGATCGTGCTGGCCTTCAACATCCTCGGGGATGCGCTGCGCGACGCGCTCGATCCCCGGCTGCGCGTGTGA